Proteins encoded together in one Olsenella timonensis window:
- a CDS encoding LacI family DNA-binding transcriptional regulator, translating to MDIRDIAARSGYGVGTVSRVINDQPNVSDRARERILAVMAECGYEPNSNARYLKMRAQTSVAAFVMGVGNRLFDDILGPLQASLAAAGEEVVVTYLDDDAREVRAAVDYQQARNPKAMVFLGGEPRYFAEAFHEIEVPSVLVTNSAADLGFANLSSVTIDNEAAAERAVAHLWERGHRRIGVLGGSHVENSVSAQRLRGVERALAERGSRLDLERDYEPCAFTEGAGYDAARRLLERAEGLTAVFALGDAIAFGARRAAADAGLAVPDDLSLVGFDDISFSQFCVPRITTIRQDSALLAERSVRLLLAALRDGAPAAHEVVPFELVERESVRTV from the coding sequence ATGGACATCCGGGACATCGCGGCACGGTCGGGCTACGGCGTGGGCACCGTCTCGCGCGTCATCAACGACCAGCCCAACGTAAGCGACCGCGCCCGGGAGCGCATACTCGCGGTCATGGCCGAGTGCGGCTACGAGCCCAACTCCAACGCCCGCTACCTCAAGATGCGCGCCCAGACCTCGGTCGCCGCGTTCGTGATGGGCGTGGGCAACCGCCTCTTTGACGACATCCTCGGCCCCCTCCAGGCGAGCCTCGCCGCTGCGGGGGAGGAGGTGGTCGTCACCTACCTGGACGACGACGCCCGCGAGGTCCGCGCCGCGGTCGACTACCAGCAGGCGCGCAACCCCAAGGCGATGGTCTTCCTCGGCGGGGAGCCGCGCTACTTTGCCGAGGCGTTCCACGAGATCGAGGTCCCCAGCGTCCTCGTCACCAACTCCGCCGCCGACCTCGGCTTTGCCAACCTCTCCAGCGTCACCATAGACAACGAGGCAGCGGCGGAGCGCGCCGTCGCCCACCTCTGGGAGCGCGGGCACCGACGCATAGGCGTCCTTGGCGGCAGCCATGTCGAGAACAGCGTCAGCGCCCAGCGCCTGCGCGGCGTGGAGCGCGCGCTCGCCGAGCGCGGCTCGCGCCTCGACCTCGAGCGCGACTACGAGCCCTGCGCCTTCACGGAGGGGGCGGGCTACGACGCCGCGCGGCGCCTGCTCGAGCGGGCGGAGGGCCTCACCGCCGTCTTCGCGCTCGGCGACGCCATCGCCTTCGGGGCGCGCCGCGCCGCCGCGGACGCAGGGCTCGCCGTCCCCGACGACCTCTCCCTCGTGGGCTTTGACGACATCTCCTTCTCGCAGTTCTGCGTCCCGCGCATCACCACCATCCGCCAGGACAGCGCCCTGCTCGCCGAGCGGAGCGTGCGCCTCCTCCTGGCGGCCCTGCGCGACGGCGCCCCCGCGGCGCACGAGGTGGTCCCCTTTGAGCTGGTGGAGCGAGAGAGCGTCCGGACGGTCTAG
- a CDS encoding metallophosphoesterase translates to MRILCISDVEEGWLYDHWDAGRVAGVDLIVSCGDLPARYLEHIVTLANVPLVYVWGNHDTAYERHAPEGCVDIDGHLREFHGLRLMGLGGSIRYNDQVHGFTEAEMARRAARMALLAQASGGVDLIVTHAPARGYGDLDDLPHRGFQATNRLLERTRPRYLLHGHVHMAYGRIERVREHPCGTTIINTCGSYVLDLPDEAIGERHGLFRPESV, encoded by the coding sequence GTGCGAATCCTCTGCATATCGGACGTCGAGGAGGGCTGGCTCTACGACCACTGGGACGCGGGGCGCGTCGCCGGCGTCGACCTGATCGTGTCCTGCGGCGACCTGCCCGCCCGCTACCTCGAGCACATCGTGACGCTCGCCAACGTGCCGCTCGTCTACGTCTGGGGCAACCACGACACCGCCTACGAGCGCCACGCCCCCGAGGGCTGCGTCGACATAGACGGCCACCTGCGCGAGTTCCACGGCCTTCGCCTCATGGGGCTCGGCGGCTCCATCCGCTACAACGACCAGGTCCACGGCTTCACCGAGGCGGAGATGGCGAGAAGGGCGGCGCGGATGGCTCTGCTCGCCCAGGCGAGCGGCGGGGTCGACCTCATCGTGACGCACGCTCCGGCGCGCGGCTACGGAGACCTCGACGACCTCCCCCACCGCGGGTTCCAGGCCACGAACCGCCTGCTCGAGCGCACGCGTCCGCGCTACCTCCTGCACGGCCACGTCCACATGGCCTACGGCCGCATCGAGCGCGTGCGCGAGCACCCCTGCGGCACCACGATCATCAACACCTGCGGGTCGTACGTGCTGGACCTCCCCGACGAGGCGATCGGGGAGAGGCACGGGCTCTTCCGCCCGGAGAGCGTCTAG
- a CDS encoding glycogen/starch/alpha-glucan phosphorylase encodes MDLDKNLNAALAEMGATLDDASDRQLFCALLRVTRDLEGGMRPAPGDRRLYYFSAEFLVGRLLRANLVNLGLVDEVEALLAAHGTSLAAVEDCEPEPSLGNGGLGRLAACFLDSIASLGLPGDGVGLNYHYGLFRQDLSEGVQREEPNPWIEPESWLIDTGRSFSVPFGFGPLTARMYDIEVPGYENGVANRLHLFDVEDPAGAPEGGIGFDKHDVAHTLTSFLYPDDSDEAGRLLRVYQQYFMVSAGAQLILAELEERGLAPEELDRHVAVHINDTHPSMVIPELVRLLMERGVPFEDAAGIVERTCAYTNHTILAEALETWPMRYLEQVAPGIVPVIRRLDALARTRTDDDRLAVVDGGDVVHMANLDVHFSHAVNGVAALHTQILVESEMRPFAELYPDKFSNKTNGITFRRWLMGCNPALAELVTSAIGDGWVRDAARLEDLLALRDDAAFVRSLLDVKVANKKRLAAWLRAEQGIEVDPHSVLDIQVKRMHQYKRQQMNALYAIWKYLQIKRGNVPSRPVTMVFGAKAAPAYALAKDTIALLLALSRLIAEDPQVSPWLRLVFVENYNVTAAEHLIPAADVSEQISLASKEASGTSNMKFMANGAVTLGTLDGANVEIADLVGESNIYLFGRSSADVIGLYARGDYRPWDYWQADGELAEVIDFICSPELLARGDAGCLTRVYRDFVAKDYFMALLDARDYVSVKERCLADYEDRASWGEKALVNVARSGFFSSDRTIREYDRDIWHLS; translated from the coding sequence ATGGACCTCGACAAGAACCTCAACGCGGCGCTCGCCGAGATGGGCGCCACGCTCGACGACGCCAGCGACCGGCAGCTCTTCTGCGCGCTGCTGCGCGTCACGCGCGACCTCGAGGGCGGGATGCGCCCCGCCCCCGGCGACCGCAGGCTCTACTACTTCTCCGCCGAGTTCCTGGTGGGGCGCCTCCTGCGCGCGAACCTCGTGAACCTCGGGCTCGTCGACGAGGTCGAGGCGCTGCTCGCCGCGCACGGGACCTCGCTCGCCGCCGTGGAGGACTGCGAGCCGGAGCCCTCCCTCGGCAACGGCGGCCTGGGCAGGCTCGCCGCGTGCTTCCTCGACTCCATCGCCTCGCTCGGCCTGCCGGGCGACGGCGTGGGCCTCAACTACCACTACGGCCTCTTCCGCCAGGACCTCTCCGAGGGCGTCCAGCGCGAGGAGCCCAACCCCTGGATCGAGCCCGAGTCCTGGCTCATCGACACCGGCAGGTCCTTCTCGGTGCCCTTTGGCTTTGGGCCCCTCACCGCGCGCATGTACGACATCGAGGTCCCCGGCTACGAGAACGGCGTGGCCAACCGGCTGCACCTCTTCGACGTGGAGGACCCGGCGGGCGCGCCCGAGGGCGGCATCGGCTTCGACAAGCACGACGTGGCCCACACCCTCACGAGCTTCCTCTACCCCGACGACTCCGACGAGGCCGGGCGGCTCCTGCGCGTCTACCAGCAGTACTTCATGGTGTCCGCCGGCGCGCAGCTCATCCTGGCCGAGCTCGAGGAGCGGGGACTGGCGCCGGAGGAGCTGGACCGCCACGTGGCCGTCCACATCAACGACACCCATCCCTCGATGGTGATTCCGGAGCTCGTGCGCCTGCTCATGGAGCGCGGCGTCCCCTTCGAGGACGCGGCCGGCATCGTGGAGCGCACCTGCGCCTACACCAACCACACGATCCTCGCCGAGGCGCTCGAGACCTGGCCGATGCGCTACCTCGAGCAGGTTGCCCCCGGCATCGTGCCCGTGATCCGACGGCTGGACGCGCTCGCGCGCACCCGCACGGACGACGACCGCCTGGCCGTGGTCGACGGCGGCGACGTCGTGCACATGGCCAACCTCGACGTGCATTTCTCGCACGCGGTGAACGGCGTGGCGGCGCTGCACACCCAGATCCTCGTGGAGTCCGAGATGCGCCCCTTCGCCGAGCTCTACCCAGACAAGTTCTCCAACAAGACCAACGGCATCACCTTCCGACGCTGGCTCATGGGCTGCAACCCCGCGCTCGCCGAGCTGGTGACGAGCGCCATCGGCGACGGCTGGGTCCGCGACGCCGCCAGGCTCGAGGACCTTCTCGCCCTGCGCGACGACGCCGCCTTCGTGCGGAGCCTCCTCGACGTGAAGGTTGCCAACAAGAAGCGTCTCGCGGCGTGGCTGCGCGCCGAGCAGGGCATCGAGGTCGACCCGCACTCCGTCCTCGACATCCAGGTCAAGCGCATGCACCAGTACAAGCGGCAGCAGATGAACGCCCTCTACGCCATCTGGAAGTACCTGCAGATCAAGCGTGGAAACGTTCCCAGCCGCCCGGTCACGATGGTCTTCGGTGCCAAGGCGGCGCCGGCCTACGCCCTGGCCAAGGACACGATCGCGCTCCTTCTGGCCCTCTCGCGCCTCATCGCCGAGGACCCGCAGGTCTCGCCGTGGCTGCGCCTGGTCTTCGTGGAGAACTACAACGTCACGGCCGCCGAGCACCTCATCCCCGCGGCGGACGTCTCCGAGCAGATCTCGCTCGCGTCCAAGGAGGCGAGCGGCACCTCCAACATGAAGTTCATGGCCAACGGCGCGGTCACGCTGGGCACGCTCGACGGCGCCAACGTGGAGATCGCGGACCTCGTGGGCGAGAGCAACATCTACCTCTTCGGCCGCTCGTCCGCCGACGTCATCGGGCTCTACGCGCGCGGGGACTACCGGCCCTGGGACTACTGGCAGGCGGACGGCGAGCTCGCCGAGGTGATCGACTTCATCTGCTCGCCGGAGCTGCTCGCGCGCGGCGACGCCGGCTGCCTCACCCGCGTCTACCGCGACTTCGTCGCCAAGGACTACTTCATGGCCCTGCTCGACGCGCGCGACTACGTGAGCGTGAAGGAGCGCTGCCTCGCCGACTACGAGGACCGAGCCTCCTGGGGCGAGAAGGCCCTCGTGAACGTCGCGAGATCCGGGTTCTTCTCGTCCGACCGAACCATCCGCGAGTACGACCGCGACATCTGGCACCTCTCGTGA
- a CDS encoding galactokinase family protein: protein MGIPSQDVLSKVYGDDAPRAAERLSALAARYDEAFGAGDPEFFTASGRTEIIGNHTDHNGGKILCASITMDSVAAAQRTDDGVVTIWSEGYPEAIVVDTNNIDKIAHGGGSTTLVAGMLEAAVKRGFKVGGFNAVASSEVIPSAGVSSSASFEMLVCEIVNHLYNDDAIERADYARIGQYAENVWWDKASGLMDQMACAVGGTILLDFSDGVKYEKVDFGFDELGHDLVIVNTGKGHADLSAEYSSVPNEMHDVAAALGVKNLCDSSEEAVLADLAALREKCGDRAVLRALHYFEEVKRVEAAEAAINAGDKAKVLDIITASGRSSWEWLQNAVVPGMPEEEPIPMALALTELYLRRIGGGAFRLHGGGFAGVIMCVIPKAETAGYVDYMAGYFGRENVYLTNIRQTGAACLGKA, encoded by the coding sequence ATGGGCATTCCCAGCCAGGACGTTCTGAGCAAGGTGTACGGAGACGACGCGCCGCGCGCCGCCGAGCGGCTCTCCGCGCTGGCCGCGCGCTACGACGAGGCCTTCGGCGCCGGCGACCCGGAGTTCTTCACGGCCTCCGGCCGCACCGAGATCATCGGCAACCACACCGACCACAACGGCGGCAAGATTCTCTGCGCCTCCATCACCATGGACAGCGTCGCGGCGGCGCAGCGCACCGACGACGGCGTCGTCACCATCTGGAGCGAGGGCTATCCCGAGGCCATCGTCGTCGACACCAACAACATCGACAAGATCGCGCACGGCGGCGGCTCCACCACGCTCGTCGCGGGCATGCTCGAGGCCGCGGTCAAGCGCGGCTTCAAGGTCGGCGGCTTCAACGCCGTCGCCTCCTCCGAGGTCATCCCGTCCGCGGGCGTGAGCTCCTCGGCCTCCTTCGAGATGCTCGTCTGCGAGATCGTGAACCACCTCTACAACGACGACGCCATCGAGCGCGCCGACTACGCCCGCATCGGCCAGTACGCGGAGAACGTCTGGTGGGACAAGGCGTCCGGCCTCATGGACCAGATGGCATGCGCCGTCGGCGGCACGATCCTCCTGGACTTCTCGGACGGCGTGAAGTACGAGAAGGTCGACTTCGGCTTTGACGAGCTGGGGCACGACCTCGTGATCGTGAACACCGGCAAGGGTCACGCGGACCTCTCGGCCGAGTATTCCTCCGTGCCCAACGAGATGCACGACGTCGCCGCCGCGCTCGGCGTCAAGAACCTCTGCGACTCCAGCGAGGAGGCGGTCCTCGCCGACCTCGCCGCCCTGCGCGAGAAGTGCGGCGACCGCGCGGTGCTGCGCGCCCTGCACTACTTTGAGGAGGTCAAGCGCGTCGAGGCGGCCGAGGCCGCCATCAACGCCGGCGACAAGGCCAAGGTGCTCGACATCATCACGGCCTCCGGCCGCAGCTCGTGGGAGTGGTTGCAGAACGCCGTCGTGCCGGGCATGCCCGAGGAGGAGCCCATCCCGATGGCGCTCGCCCTTACGGAGCTCTACCTGCGCAGGATCGGCGGCGGGGCCTTCCGCCTGCACGGCGGCGGCTTCGCGGGCGTCATCATGTGCGTGATTCCCAAGGCGGAGACCGCGGGCTACGTCGACTACATGGCCGGCTACTTTGGCCGTGAGAACGTCTACCTCACCAACATCCGCCAGACGGGCGCGGCCTGCCTCGGCAAGGCGTAG
- the malQ gene encoding 4-alpha-glucanotransferase: MRSGGILMPITSLPSPWGVGTLGAEARAFVDFLVRAGVSVWQVLPIVPTSYGDSPYQSFSTYAGNPYLIDLDDLAEEGLLRREEYAGRAWGSDPARVDYGALWRSRFDVLACATRRLGREHAEELASFCERERAWLDDYALFMALKDAHGGASWTTWEEPLRHREEAALEAARAGLADQVRFWKAVQCLFFRQWRRLHDHARSAGVRIMGDVPFYVALDSADVWSRPEQFQLGEDLMPREIAGVPPDGFSAIGQLWGNPLFAWDRMKADGYEWWCDRIAFQLSLYDVLRIDHFRGFDSYFAIPADAVTAADGHWRKGPGIELFRVLEQRLGRCSIVAEDLGYLTDSVRRMLADSGFPGMKVLEFAFDTRDSEAGDETYLPYAYPPNSVAYVGTHDNDTALGWLATAPEKDVEVAREYLHLDASEGEGWGMMRGIWASASELAVVQMQDLLGLGSEARINTPSTLGSNWCWRAEPGFASARLAARVRHEMSLYHRLPAQAVPNDANDKEA, translated from the coding sequence GTGAGAAGTGGCGGCATCCTCATGCCCATAACGTCGCTCCCCTCCCCCTGGGGGGTGGGGACCCTGGGGGCGGAGGCGCGTGCGTTCGTGGACTTCCTCGTGCGGGCGGGAGTCTCCGTCTGGCAGGTCCTCCCCATCGTCCCCACGAGCTACGGGGACTCCCCCTACCAGTCCTTCTCCACCTACGCCGGCAACCCCTACCTGATAGACCTCGACGACCTGGCCGAGGAGGGGCTGCTTCGTCGCGAGGAGTACGCCGGGCGAGCATGGGGGTCCGACCCGGCGCGCGTGGACTACGGCGCGCTCTGGCGCAGCCGCTTTGACGTGCTCGCCTGCGCGACGCGTCGCCTGGGACGCGAGCACGCGGAAGAGCTCGCCTCCTTCTGCGAGCGCGAGCGGGCGTGGCTCGATGACTACGCCCTGTTCATGGCCCTGAAGGACGCCCACGGGGGCGCCTCCTGGACCACGTGGGAGGAGCCGCTGCGGCACCGCGAGGAGGCGGCGCTCGAGGCCGCCCGGGCGGGCCTCGCCGACCAGGTGCGCTTCTGGAAGGCGGTCCAGTGCCTGTTCTTCCGCCAGTGGCGGCGCCTCCACGACCACGCCCGGTCCGCCGGCGTGCGCATCATGGGGGACGTGCCCTTCTACGTCGCGCTCGACAGCGCGGACGTGTGGTCGCGCCCCGAGCAGTTCCAGCTGGGAGAGGACCTCATGCCGCGCGAGATCGCCGGCGTGCCGCCCGACGGCTTCTCCGCCATCGGCCAGCTCTGGGGCAACCCGCTGTTCGCCTGGGACCGCATGAAGGCGGACGGGTACGAGTGGTGGTGCGACCGCATCGCCTTCCAGCTGAGCCTCTACGACGTCCTGCGCATCGACCACTTCCGCGGCTTCGACTCCTACTTCGCCATCCCCGCCGACGCCGTCACCGCCGCCGACGGCCACTGGCGCAAGGGCCCGGGGATCGAGCTCTTCCGCGTGCTCGAACAGCGCCTCGGTCGCTGCTCGATCGTGGCCGAGGACCTGGGCTACCTCACGGACTCCGTGCGCCGGATGCTCGCGGACTCGGGCTTCCCGGGCATGAAGGTGCTCGAGTTCGCCTTTGACACGCGTGACTCCGAGGCCGGCGACGAGACCTACCTCCCCTATGCCTACCCGCCCAACAGCGTGGCGTACGTGGGCACCCACGACAACGACACCGCCCTCGGCTGGCTCGCCACCGCGCCCGAGAAGGACGTTGAGGTCGCCCGCGAGTACCTGCACCTGGACGCCTCCGAGGGGGAGGGCTGGGGGATGATGCGCGGCATCTGGGCGAGTGCCTCCGAGCTCGCCGTCGTCCAGATGCAGGACCTCCTGGGCCTCGGCAGCGAGGCGCGCATCAACACGCCCTCCACGCTCGGGTCCAACTGGTGCTGGCGCGCCGAGCCGGGCTTTGCGAGCGCGCGCCTCGCCGCCCGCGTCCGCCACGAGATGAGTCTCTACCACCGCCTGCCGGCGCAGGCGGTCCCAAACGACGCCAACGACAAGGAGGCATGA
- a CDS encoding glycoside hydrolase family 13 protein: MTVNNANADWWKQAVVYQVYPRSFRDTNADGLGDIRGVTERMGYLSELGVDAIWLSPFYPSPLVDGGYDVADYRDVDPRLGTLADFDEMVAAAHAAGIKVIVDIVPNHTSTEHAWFREALASPRGSAARDRYIFRPGRGEGGELPPNGWRSTFGGPAWEPVGDGDWYLHLFAVEQADLNWKNPEVHEDFKRTLRFWSDRGVDGFRIDVAHSLAKDLDSRPLEEWPDDPDQASLSQDGTGGDNPLWDRPEVHDIYREWRQVFNEYDPPRFAVAEAWVAPEHQWMYASPEELGQVFNFEFAKTDWFADDFRRAIEEGLAAAERSRSTTTWVLSNHDMPRHATRFALPQVRSRVHHQLVNDWLLRDGRTYVEDRELGTRRARAALLMELGLPGSVYLYQGEELGLFEVADIPWEALEDPEARMSAHGDAIKGRDGCRVPLPWTADDPTDAFGFSLGEKHAAPHLPQPAWFGAFAADVEEADEDSMLWFYRRALALRARLLTASGDTSIAWSAADGGDVVAYERPCADGRTLTCVTNFGARPTELPEGEVLLASAEVADGRLPGDASAWVVR, encoded by the coding sequence ATGACCGTTAACAACGCGAACGCGGACTGGTGGAAGCAGGCCGTGGTCTACCAGGTCTACCCGAGGAGCTTCCGCGACACCAACGCCGACGGCCTGGGTGACATCCGCGGCGTCACCGAGCGCATGGGGTACCTGAGCGAGCTGGGGGTGGACGCGATCTGGCTCTCCCCCTTCTACCCCTCCCCGCTCGTGGACGGCGGCTATGACGTGGCTGACTATCGCGACGTCGACCCGCGCCTGGGCACCCTGGCCGACTTTGACGAGATGGTGGCCGCCGCGCACGCGGCGGGCATCAAGGTGATCGTGGACATCGTGCCCAACCACACCTCCACCGAGCACGCATGGTTCCGCGAGGCGCTGGCCTCCCCGCGCGGCTCGGCGGCGCGCGACCGCTACATCTTCCGCCCCGGCCGCGGCGAGGGGGGCGAGCTGCCCCCCAACGGCTGGCGCTCCACCTTTGGCGGCCCGGCGTGGGAGCCGGTGGGCGACGGAGACTGGTACCTGCATCTCTTTGCCGTCGAGCAGGCCGACCTCAACTGGAAGAACCCCGAGGTCCACGAGGACTTCAAGCGCACGCTGCGCTTCTGGAGCGACCGCGGCGTGGACGGCTTCCGGATCGACGTGGCGCACTCGCTGGCCAAGGACCTGGACAGCCGCCCGCTGGAGGAGTGGCCGGACGACCCTGACCAGGCGAGCCTGTCCCAGGACGGAACCGGCGGCGACAACCCGCTCTGGGACCGTCCCGAGGTGCACGACATCTACCGCGAGTGGCGCCAGGTCTTCAACGAGTACGACCCGCCGCGCTTTGCCGTGGCCGAGGCATGGGTGGCGCCCGAGCACCAGTGGATGTACGCCTCGCCCGAGGAGCTGGGACAGGTGTTCAACTTCGAGTTTGCCAAGACGGACTGGTTCGCGGACGACTTCCGCCGCGCCATCGAGGAGGGGCTCGCCGCCGCCGAGCGCTCCCGCTCGACGACGACCTGGGTCCTCTCCAACCACGACATGCCGCGGCACGCCACGCGCTTCGCCCTGCCGCAGGTGCGCTCGCGCGTACACCACCAGCTGGTGAACGACTGGCTGCTCCGCGACGGCAGGACCTACGTGGAGGACCGAGAGCTGGGGACGCGCCGCGCCCGCGCCGCGCTGCTCATGGAGCTGGGGCTCCCCGGCTCCGTCTACCTCTACCAGGGCGAGGAGCTGGGCCTCTTTGAGGTGGCGGACATCCCCTGGGAGGCGCTCGAGGACCCCGAGGCCCGCATGAGCGCGCACGGCGACGCCATCAAGGGCCGCGACGGCTGCCGCGTGCCGCTCCCCTGGACGGCGGACGACCCCACCGACGCCTTCGGCTTCTCGCTGGGCGAGAAGCACGCGGCCCCGCACCTGCCGCAGCCGGCGTGGTTCGGCGCGTTCGCGGCAGACGTCGAGGAGGCGGACGAGGACTCGATGCTGTGGTTCTACCGCCGCGCCCTCGCGCTGCGCGCGCGACTGCTCACCGCGAGCGGGGACACGTCGATCGCCTGGTCGGCGGCTGACGGCGGAGACGTCGTCGCCTACGAGCGCCCCTGCGCGGACGGCCGCACGCTCACGTGCGTGACCAACTTCGGGGCGCGGCCGACCGAGCTGCCCGAGGGCGAGGTCCTTCTCGCCAGCGCCGAGGTCGCGGACGGCAGACTGCCGGGCGACGCCAGCGCCTGGGTCGTGCGATAG
- a CDS encoding UDP-glucose--hexose-1-phosphate uridylyltransferase: MAQDCPSAAERGIAELVAYALDRGLVGDEDVTYAANLMLDALAYEPDGSFVPREAVAAARAAEARPELEAILAGLLDDAVERGVCDPGIASRDLLDTRLMGCVTPRPSEVVRTFWERYDESPEAATDYFYALAQDTDYIRRYRIARDRKWVSSTRYGDLDITINLSKPEKDPKAIAAALEKQKAGASEPYPRCQLCPENLGYAGRLDHPARETIRLIPLTLAGEPWYLQYSPYVYYNEHCIVLSERHVPMQISRATFQRLFEFVERFPHYTVGSNADLPIVGGSILTHEHYQGGRYEFAMARAGERERVGFAGYDDVRAAIVDWPMSVIRLDGADPARIVELADRILTAWRGYSDASVGVLAETDGTPHNTITPIARRRGEDFELDLVLRNNRTTDEYPLGIFHPHQELHHIKKENIGLIEVMGLAVLPARLLGEMDRLEQVILAGEDPASVPEVASHAPWAADVLARHPEFAPENVAGADPAALHAVIEDEIGQVFTQVLEHCAVFADDEEGRAAFARFVASVC, translated from the coding sequence ATGGCACAGGACTGCCCGTCAGCGGCGGAGAGGGGTATCGCCGAGCTCGTCGCCTACGCGCTCGACCGGGGGCTCGTCGGCGACGAGGACGTGACCTACGCCGCCAACCTCATGCTCGACGCGCTCGCCTACGAGCCAGACGGCTCGTTCGTGCCCCGCGAGGCCGTCGCCGCCGCGCGCGCGGCCGAGGCGCGCCCCGAGCTCGAGGCGATTCTCGCCGGCCTGCTCGACGACGCCGTCGAGCGGGGCGTGTGCGACCCGGGCATCGCGAGCCGCGACCTTCTGGACACCCGCCTCATGGGCTGCGTCACGCCGCGCCCGAGCGAGGTCGTCCGCACCTTCTGGGAGCGCTACGACGAGTCCCCGGAGGCTGCCACGGACTACTTCTACGCGCTCGCGCAGGACACCGACTACATCCGTCGCTACCGCATCGCGCGCGACCGCAAGTGGGTGAGCTCCACCCGCTACGGCGACCTCGACATCACGATCAACCTCTCCAAGCCCGAGAAGGACCCCAAGGCCATCGCGGCCGCGCTGGAGAAGCAGAAGGCGGGCGCCAGCGAGCCCTACCCGCGCTGCCAGCTCTGCCCCGAGAACCTGGGCTACGCCGGGCGCCTCGACCATCCTGCGCGCGAGACCATCCGCCTCATCCCGCTCACGCTGGCAGGCGAGCCGTGGTACCTGCAGTACAGCCCGTACGTCTACTACAACGAGCACTGCATCGTGCTGTCGGAGAGGCACGTCCCCATGCAGATCAGCCGCGCCACGTTCCAGCGGCTCTTCGAGTTCGTGGAGCGGTTCCCGCACTACACCGTGGGCTCCAACGCCGATCTGCCGATCGTGGGCGGCTCCATCCTCACGCACGAGCACTACCAGGGCGGCCGGTACGAGTTTGCCATGGCGCGCGCCGGCGAGCGCGAGCGCGTGGGATTTGCCGGCTACGACGACGTGCGCGCGGCCATCGTGGACTGGCCGATGTCGGTGATCCGCCTCGACGGCGCCGACCCGGCGCGCATCGTGGAGCTGGCGGACAGGATCCTCACGGCCTGGCGCGGCTACTCGGACGCCTCCGTGGGTGTGCTCGCCGAGACCGACGGCACGCCGCACAACACCATCACCCCGATCGCGCGCCGTCGCGGCGAGGACTTCGAGCTCGACCTCGTCCTGCGCAACAACCGCACCACCGACGAGTACCCGCTCGGAATCTTCCACCCGCACCAGGAGCTGCACCACATCAAGAAGGAGAACATCGGCCTCATCGAGGTCATGGGCCTCGCGGTGCTGCCGGCGCGCCTGCTCGGCGAGATGGACCGCCTCGAGCAGGTCATTCTCGCCGGCGAGGACCCGGCGTCGGTGCCCGAGGTCGCGAGCCACGCGCCGTGGGCGGCCGACGTCCTGGCGCGTCATCCGGAGTTCGCACCGGAAAACGTCGCCGGGGCGGACCCGGCGGCGCTGCACGCCGTGATCGAGGACGAGATCGGCCAGGTCTTTACGCAGGTGCTCGAGCACTGCGCGGTCTTTGCCGACGACGAGGAGGGTAGGGCGGCGTTCGCGCGCTTCGTCGCGAGCGTCTGCTAA